In a genomic window of Demequina muriae:
- the gnd gene encoding phosphogluconate dehydrogenase (NAD(+)-dependent, decarboxylating) has product MTTTTPMQIGMVGLGRMGAGLSRRLMADGHTVAAHDVTPAAIDALAADGAVPVHDIADFVTALEAPRAVWVMVPAGEITHGVIAALAAALEPGDTVIDGGNSYYRDDIGHAATLAESGIHLVDCGTSGGVWGLDRGFCLMIGGDKEPVDRLRPIWDTIAPGVDAAPRSPGRDGEPSSEERGWLHCGPSGAGHFVKMVHNGIEYGMMAAYAEGFNLLRNADVGTPERQAEGQSAPLANPEFYQYDIDTAAVAEVWRRGSVVGSWLLDLTAEALHQDPDLDEFTGHVSDSGEGRWTSIAAIDEGVPTPVLTTALYSRFASRDQDLYAEKVLSAMRKGFGGHVERPTGE; this is encoded by the coding sequence ATGACCACCACGACCCCGATGCAGATCGGCATGGTAGGACTCGGACGCATGGGCGCGGGACTCAGTCGCCGCCTGATGGCGGACGGCCACACCGTCGCCGCCCACGACGTGACCCCCGCGGCGATCGACGCGCTCGCCGCCGACGGTGCGGTGCCGGTCCACGACATCGCGGACTTCGTGACCGCGCTCGAGGCACCGCGCGCGGTGTGGGTGATGGTGCCGGCCGGCGAGATCACTCACGGCGTGATCGCAGCGCTCGCGGCGGCGCTGGAGCCCGGCGACACCGTCATCGACGGCGGCAACAGCTACTACCGCGACGACATCGGACACGCGGCGACGCTCGCCGAGTCCGGCATCCACCTCGTCGACTGCGGCACGTCCGGCGGAGTGTGGGGGCTCGACCGCGGCTTCTGCCTGATGATCGGTGGAGACAAGGAGCCGGTCGATCGCCTGCGCCCCATCTGGGACACCATCGCTCCCGGCGTCGACGCGGCGCCACGGTCGCCCGGACGGGACGGCGAACCGTCCAGCGAAGAGCGCGGGTGGCTGCACTGCGGCCCCAGCGGCGCCGGGCACTTCGTCAAGATGGTCCACAACGGCATCGAGTACGGGATGATGGCCGCGTATGCCGAGGGCTTCAACCTGCTGCGCAATGCAGACGTCGGCACGCCCGAGCGTCAGGCGGAGGGCCAGTCCGCGCCCCTCGCGAATCCGGAGTTCTACCAGTACGACATCGACACCGCCGCCGTCGCGGAGGTGTGGCGTCGCGGCTCCGTGGTCGGATCGTGGCTGCTGGATCTCACGGCCGAGGCGCTCCACCAGGACCCCGACCTCGACGAGTTCACGGGCCATGTGTCGGACTCCGGTGAAGGCCGGTGGACCTCGATCGCGGCGATCGACGAGGGCGTGCCCACGCCCGTCCTCACCACCGCGCTGTACTCGAGGTTCGCGTCGCGCGACCAGGATCTCTACGCCGAGAAGGTGCTGTCCGCGATGCGCAAGGGCTTCGGCGGCCACGTCGAGCGCCCCACGGGCGAGTAG
- a CDS encoding zinc-binding alcohol dehydrogenase family protein encodes MHAIVSDEGLPLDDPRALHDADVPEPEPGPLDVLVRVEAVSVNPVDVKKRRSHKAGRGPLIAGYDGAGVVIGTGSDVHGLKEGDEVWWSGDATRPGSNAERQAVDHRIVARKPESATFADAASLPLTALTAWESLFDHLRLNREDHGTMVIVGGAGGVGSILTQLAKRLTALRVIATASRHESEAWALRMGADAVADHRSLVSAVTDLAPDGVDYIFSSYTRGNVEAFAKVLKPFGHVVSIDGTDESLLPLFAKSASMHWEYMFTRSRYGTWDIAEQSRILSAVADLVDRGEVMPTATHYIDDFNADGMREAHRLVESQAMIGKVVVHR; translated from the coding sequence ATGCACGCAATCGTGAGCGATGAGGGACTCCCCCTCGACGACCCTCGGGCGCTGCACGATGCGGACGTGCCCGAGCCGGAGCCCGGCCCGCTCGACGTGCTGGTGCGTGTCGAGGCGGTGTCGGTCAACCCCGTCGACGTCAAGAAGCGACGCTCACACAAGGCAGGGCGCGGTCCGCTCATCGCGGGCTACGACGGCGCCGGCGTGGTGATCGGCACGGGAAGCGACGTCCATGGGCTCAAGGAGGGCGACGAGGTCTGGTGGTCGGGCGACGCGACCCGGCCGGGGTCCAACGCCGAGCGGCAGGCCGTCGATCACCGCATCGTCGCCCGCAAGCCCGAGTCGGCGACGTTCGCGGACGCCGCGTCGCTGCCGCTCACCGCACTCACCGCGTGGGAGTCGCTGTTCGACCACCTGCGCCTGAACCGTGAGGACCACGGCACCATGGTGATCGTCGGCGGCGCTGGCGGAGTGGGCTCGATCCTGACCCAGCTCGCCAAGCGGCTCACCGCGCTCCGCGTGATCGCGACCGCGTCCCGCCACGAGTCCGAGGCGTGGGCGCTGCGCATGGGCGCCGATGCGGTGGCGGACCATCGCTCCCTCGTGTCCGCAGTGACGGACCTCGCTCCCGATGGCGTCGACTACATCTTCTCGTCGTACACCCGCGGAAACGTCGAGGCCTTCGCGAAGGTGCTCAAGCCGTTCGGGCACGTGGTGTCGATCGACGGTACCGACGAGTCGCTCCTGCCGCTCTTCGCCAAGTCCGCGAGCATGCACTGGGAGTACATGTTCACGCGGTCGCGCTACGGCACGTGGGACATCGCGGAGCAGTCCCGGATCCTGAGCGCGGTGGCCGACCTGGTGGATCGTGGTGAGGTGATGCCGACCGCCACGCACTACATCGACGACTTCAATGCAGACGGGATGCGTGAGGCGCACCGCCTGGTCGAGTCTCAGGCGATGATCGGCAAGGTCGTGGTCCACCGCTGA
- the zwf gene encoding glucose-6-phosphate dehydrogenase — MPGAAPETRSDSLVFFGASGDLARKSIFPSLYRMVKSGDLDVPVVGVAFSQWDVDDLKERARESVAASEGGIDDEEAMDRLLGLLRYVDGDYNDPSTFAVLRDELAECAAPTHYLAIPPVLFGTVVEGLRAVGLHENGRVVVEKPFGRDLASAQELDAVITQAFDQPAIFRIDHFLGKEEIMNLLYFRFANAMFEPLWNRTYIESIQVTLAEDFGVSGRGGFYESAGALRDVIQNHLFQVVALLTMDAPAYQGYGAVQSAKVNVFKAMRPLTRHDYVRGQFRGYRDEPDVAANSDVETYAAVKIHIDSWRWAGVPIYIRTGKSLAVSAGEVVVNFKRPPQALFQDALDPDQHPNRLRFRLSPVSEIGLGVRVKRPGEEFVGHEQELRLPTESPLEVEPYERLLADALRGDSALFTHEDSVEAAWRVVDAILTDHTPAIPYEPGSWGPEEAAGRLIGQDGPWLNPRVDPHPA; from the coding sequence ATGCCCGGCGCCGCCCCCGAGACCCGGTCCGATTCGCTCGTCTTCTTCGGCGCGAGCGGAGACCTCGCACGCAAGTCGATCTTCCCGTCGCTGTACCGGATGGTGAAGTCAGGAGACCTCGACGTGCCGGTGGTGGGAGTCGCGTTCTCGCAGTGGGACGTCGACGACCTCAAGGAGCGCGCGCGCGAGTCGGTCGCCGCGTCCGAGGGCGGCATCGACGACGAGGAGGCGATGGACCGCCTGCTCGGCCTGCTCCGCTACGTCGACGGCGACTACAACGACCCGTCCACCTTCGCCGTCCTGCGCGACGAGCTCGCGGAGTGCGCGGCCCCCACGCACTACCTGGCGATCCCTCCCGTGCTGTTCGGCACGGTGGTCGAGGGCCTGCGGGCGGTGGGACTGCACGAGAACGGGCGGGTCGTGGTCGAGAAGCCCTTCGGCCGCGACCTGGCCAGTGCGCAGGAGCTCGACGCGGTGATCACCCAGGCGTTCGATCAGCCGGCGATCTTCCGCATCGACCACTTCCTCGGCAAGGAGGAGATCATGAACCTCCTCTACTTCCGGTTCGCCAACGCCATGTTCGAGCCGCTGTGGAACCGCACATACATCGAGTCGATCCAGGTGACGCTCGCCGAGGACTTCGGGGTCAGCGGCCGCGGCGGGTTCTACGAGTCGGCCGGCGCCCTGCGGGACGTCATTCAGAACCACCTGTTCCAGGTGGTCGCGCTGCTCACCATGGACGCCCCCGCTTATCAGGGCTACGGCGCCGTGCAGTCCGCCAAGGTGAATGTCTTCAAGGCCATGCGCCCCCTCACCCGGCACGACTACGTCAGAGGCCAGTTCCGCGGCTATCGCGACGAGCCCGACGTCGCCGCGAACTCCGACGTCGAGACCTACGCCGCCGTCAAGATCCACATCGACTCGTGGCGGTGGGCGGGCGTGCCCATCTACATTCGCACCGGCAAGTCTCTGGCCGTCTCCGCCGGCGAGGTGGTGGTCAACTTCAAGCGTCCCCCGCAGGCCCTGTTCCAGGACGCCCTCGACCCCGATCAGCATCCGAACCGCCTGAGGTTCCGGCTGTCGCCCGTCAGCGAGATCGGCCTGGGCGTACGCGTCAAGCGTCCCGGCGAGGAGTTCGTGGGCCACGAGCAGGAGCTGCGGCTGCCCACCGAGAGCCCCCTCGAGGTCGAGCCCTACGAGCGGCTCCTCGCCGACGCGCTGCGGGGCGACAGCGCCCTGTTCACCCACGAGGACTCCGTCGAGGCCGCGTGGCGGGTGGTCGATGCGATCCTCACCGACCACACTCCGGCGATCCCGTACGAGCCAGGCAGCTGGGGCCCCGAGGAGGCCGCTGGCCGACTCATCGGCCAGGACGGCCCGTGGCTCAACCCACGCGTCGACCCCCATCCCGCCTGA
- the tal gene encoding transaldolase: MSETAHPSSLAALSQAGVSIWLDDLSRERLRSGTLERDIEDSSIVGVTTNPSIFAAAVAGSDQYDSQIADLAARGVEVDEAVRMITTADVREACDVLRPVYEATDGVDGRVSIEVDPRFARDTDATIAEAKQLWWLVDRPNVMIKIPGTVEGLPAITQAIALGISVNVTLIFSLERYREVVDAFLAGLEQARDNGHDLSRIGSVASFFISRVDAEVDGRLDAIGPDSPARGTAALANARLAFEHHEQVLASDRWAALAEAGAHPQRPLWASTSVKDDAYADTLYVDELVTAGTVNTMPQATIDAFADHGVAKDGDWDTVRGSYEQARADFARLADAGVDIDDVTAQLEDEGIEKFVASWEELLATVKTQMGA; encoded by the coding sequence ATGTCCGAGACCGCCCACCCCTCTTCCCTGGCCGCCCTGTCTCAGGCGGGAGTGTCGATCTGGCTCGACGACCTGAGCCGCGAGCGACTCCGCTCCGGCACCCTGGAACGCGACATCGAGGACAGTTCGATCGTCGGCGTCACCACCAACCCGTCGATCTTTGCGGCTGCGGTCGCGGGCTCCGACCAGTACGACTCCCAGATCGCCGACCTCGCGGCTCGTGGCGTGGAGGTCGACGAGGCGGTGCGAATGATCACCACCGCCGACGTGCGCGAGGCGTGCGACGTGCTGCGGCCGGTGTACGAGGCCACGGACGGCGTCGACGGACGCGTGTCGATCGAGGTGGACCCGCGGTTCGCGCGCGACACCGACGCGACGATCGCCGAGGCGAAGCAGCTGTGGTGGCTCGTGGACCGGCCCAATGTGATGATCAAGATTCCGGGCACGGTCGAGGGCCTTCCCGCCATCACGCAGGCGATCGCGCTCGGAATCTCGGTCAACGTGACCCTCATCTTCTCGCTCGAGCGCTACCGCGAGGTGGTCGACGCCTTCCTCGCCGGGCTCGAGCAGGCCCGGGACAACGGCCATGACCTGTCGCGGATCGGCTCTGTGGCCTCGTTCTTCATCAGCCGCGTCGACGCCGAGGTCGACGGACGGCTGGATGCGATCGGTCCCGACTCGCCGGCCCGCGGCACCGCCGCCCTCGCGAACGCGCGGTTGGCGTTCGAACACCACGAGCAGGTGCTGGCCTCGGACCGCTGGGCCGCGCTCGCGGAGGCCGGCGCGCACCCCCAGCGCCCGCTGTGGGCATCCACGTCCGTGAAGGACGACGCCTACGCCGACACCTTGTACGTCGACGAGCTCGTGACGGCTGGCACCGTCAACACCATGCCCCAGGCGACCATCGACGCGTTCGCCGACCACGGCGTGGCAAAGGACGGGGACTGGGACACGGTGCGCGGTTCCTACGAGCAGGCACGGGCCGACTTCGCTCGTCTGGCCGATGCGGGCGTCGATATCGACGACGTGACGGCGCAGCTGGAGGACGAGGGCATCGAGAAGTTCGTGGCCTCGTGGGAGGAGCTGCTGGCGACGGTGAAGACGCAGATGGGCGCCTGA
- a CDS encoding GNAT family N-acetyltransferase translates to MQNLRMRVMRESDLPAVLALNTAAVPAVTLLSDEELRELIDWCDVSLVALNRTGEVIAFLLSLGHGTPYASENYRWFEDRGVRHQYIDRIVVAATARGTGVGHALYESVFERARERGATEVTAEVNLDPPNPRSMDFHERMGFRQLGEQTTKGGAIRVALLSRPVD, encoded by the coding sequence ATGCAGAACCTGCGCATGCGTGTGATGAGAGAGTCCGACCTGCCCGCCGTTCTCGCGCTCAACACCGCGGCCGTCCCAGCGGTCACGCTGCTGTCGGACGAGGAGCTGCGAGAGCTCATCGACTGGTGCGACGTGTCGCTCGTGGCGCTCAACCGCACCGGCGAGGTGATCGCGTTCCTGCTGAGCCTCGGACACGGCACCCCCTACGCCTCGGAGAACTACCGCTGGTTCGAGGACCGCGGGGTGCGCCACCAGTACATCGACCGGATCGTCGTCGCCGCGACCGCGCGGGGCACCGGCGTGGGTCACGCGCTGTACGAGTCGGTGTTCGAGCGTGCGCGCGAGCGCGGCGCCACCGAAGTCACCGCCGAGGTCAATCTGGACCCGCCCAACCCGCGCTCGATGGACTTCCACGAACGCATGGGCTTCCGCCAGCTCGGCGAGCAGACCACCAAGGGCGGGGCGATACGCGTCGCGCTGCTGTCTCGACCCGTCGACTGA
- a CDS encoding glucose 1-dehydrogenase yields the protein MSFDQLTFDNPAERYSHLKGKKQKQPLPGLDRDLDPQADHGEESYRGTGRLQGRKALITGGDSGIGAAVAIAYAREGADVVINYLESERTDAERIGGLIEHEGGKAVLIAGDIRHRDFCRELVAKAVDALGGLDILVNNAGHQVFHEDFTDISEDDLDRTMKTNVYAMFWITQDALQHMGPGSTIINTSSVQSYKPSPVIIDYATTKAAIVGFTKGLAMQLAEQGIRVNTVAPGPVWTPLQVTEGQPQEKLESFGEVTALGRMGQPVEMAPAYVFLASPESSYVVGETINVNGGMPVP from the coding sequence ATGTCTTTCGACCAGCTCACGTTCGACAACCCGGCCGAGCGCTACTCGCACCTCAAGGGGAAGAAGCAGAAGCAGCCGCTGCCCGGCCTCGACCGTGACCTCGACCCGCAAGCGGACCATGGCGAGGAGAGTTACCGCGGCACCGGACGCCTCCAGGGCCGGAAGGCGCTCATCACCGGCGGCGACTCCGGGATCGGGGCGGCCGTCGCCATCGCCTACGCCCGCGAAGGCGCCGACGTGGTGATCAACTATCTCGAGTCGGAGCGCACGGACGCCGAGCGCATCGGCGGGCTGATCGAGCACGAGGGCGGCAAGGCCGTGCTGATCGCGGGCGACATCCGGCACCGCGACTTCTGTCGCGAGCTCGTCGCCAAGGCGGTGGACGCGCTCGGCGGCCTCGACATCCTCGTCAATAATGCGGGGCACCAGGTGTTCCACGAAGACTTCACCGACATCAGCGAGGACGACCTGGACCGGACCATGAAGACCAACGTCTACGCGATGTTCTGGATCACGCAGGACGCGCTCCAGCACATGGGTCCGGGGTCGACCATCATCAACACCAGCTCGGTGCAGTCCTACAAGCCGTCGCCGGTGATCATCGACTACGCGACGACGAAGGCGGCGATCGTGGGCTTCACCAAGGGCCTCGCGATGCAGCTCGCGGAGCAGGGCATCCGGGTCAACACCGTGGCGCCCGGACCCGTGTGGACCCCGCTGCAGGTGACGGAGGGGCAGCCCCAGGAGAAGCTGGAGAGCTTCGGCGAGGTCACCGCGCTGGGGCGCATGGGCCAGCCGGTCGAGATGGCTCCGGCATACGTCTTCCTGGCGTCGCCCGAGTCCAGCTACGTCGTCGGCGAGACCATCAACGTGAACGGCGGCATGCCCGTCCCGTGA
- a CDS encoding MFS transporter yields MTAPSEAAPTGGPTEREIAQRAVLRTLIIAQVLSGAGLAAGVTVGALLAAEMLESTSAAGVPALLFALGAGGSAVAIGAMSQRRGRRVGLAWGYAAGALGAVGVVMAAAIDSVPVLFASLLVYGAGSAANLQARYAGADLAPPSRRARASAVVLVATTVGAVLGPQLAEASGSLVEPWGLSALTGPFAVAALAYGVGAAVLALWLRPDPLLLALRLGARPADAPPVDADEDGDLGEPRWRPRVVGAIAAMVGTQAVMVGVMTMTPVHMTAHGHTLSAAATVISLHVAAMYLPAPLSGFVVDRWGVVPTVVAASVTLAAAAATLALAPGESLVPIAIGLTLLGLGWSLGIVAGTQVLSTAPPLANRARLQGRADFFIAASSAAGGGASGVIVAGSSFAALAWGGVAVAVAVALVAPSLRANVTNRQNVLPLDRFEG; encoded by the coding sequence GTGACGGCCCCGTCAGAGGCGGCGCCCACGGGAGGCCCCACCGAGCGCGAGATCGCCCAGCGCGCCGTGCTGCGCACGCTGATCATCGCTCAGGTGCTGTCCGGCGCTGGACTGGCGGCAGGCGTCACCGTGGGAGCGCTGCTGGCGGCCGAGATGCTCGAGTCGACGTCCGCCGCGGGGGTGCCGGCGCTGCTCTTTGCCCTCGGCGCGGGCGGGTCCGCCGTGGCGATCGGCGCGATGTCTCAGCGGCGCGGACGCCGTGTGGGGCTCGCGTGGGGCTATGCGGCGGGCGCCCTCGGCGCGGTCGGCGTGGTGATGGCCGCCGCCATCGACTCGGTGCCCGTGCTGTTCGCGTCCCTCCTCGTCTATGGAGCGGGATCCGCCGCCAACCTTCAGGCGCGCTACGCAGGCGCCGACCTCGCTCCGCCCTCCCGGCGCGCCCGCGCATCGGCCGTGGTCCTGGTCGCGACGACCGTGGGCGCCGTCCTGGGGCCGCAACTCGCGGAGGCCTCGGGCTCGCTCGTCGAGCCCTGGGGACTGAGCGCACTGACGGGCCCCTTCGCGGTCGCGGCGCTCGCCTACGGCGTGGGCGCGGCCGTCCTCGCGCTGTGGCTCCGCCCTGACCCGCTGCTGCTCGCGCTCCGCCTCGGCGCACGGCCGGCCGATGCGCCGCCCGTCGATGCAGACGAGGACGGCGACCTGGGCGAACCCCGGTGGCGGCCGCGCGTGGTGGGCGCGATCGCTGCCATGGTGGGCACGCAGGCAGTGATGGTGGGCGTCATGACGATGACGCCGGTCCACATGACGGCGCACGGCCACACGCTCTCGGCGGCCGCCACCGTGATCTCTCTCCACGTCGCGGCGATGTACCTGCCGGCGCCGCTGTCGGGGTTCGTGGTCGACCGGTGGGGAGTGGTGCCGACCGTCGTTGCCGCGAGCGTGACCCTGGCCGCTGCCGCCGCCACCCTGGCGCTCGCCCCTGGAGAGTCGCTGGTGCCCATCGCGATCGGCCTCACGCTGCTGGGACTGGGGTGGAGCCTGGGGATCGTGGCGGGCACGCAGGTGCTGTCCACGGCGCCTCCGCTGGCGAACCGTGCCCGGCTCCAGGGCAGGGCGGACTTCTTCATCGCGGCCTCGAGTGCTGCCGGCGGGGGAGCGTCTGGTGTCATTGTCGCGGGCTCGAGCTTCGCCGCGCTGGCGTGGGGAGGCGTCGCGGTGGCCGTCGCCGTTGCGCTGGTGGCGCCGTCGTTGCGCGCCAATGTCACGAATCGGCAAAATGTCCTTCCCCTCGATCGCTTCGAGGGGTAA
- a CDS encoding NAD-dependent epimerase/dehydratase family protein: MRILIVGGTGLISSELAALAADRGDSLTLINRGNSPVAPPPEGAEVIHADATDAAAMRAALRGRQLRGERFDAVVQCVAFTPEHVAEDAETFARLTDQYVLIATGASYRTAERFQFLTEETGQENLHWEYARLKLKAEQVLRASEGLPWTIVRPAHTYGPSKIPAYTGNSRHPWTIVDRMRRGADILIPGDGTALWTITHARDVAAGILGLLGNADAIGTAVHITSDEALTWTGLYREIARAAGLSDEQFESQKVCVPSDALVAAAPSQAGSIYGDKMHSAVYDTSRIAALVPGWSARIPFDEGVAEAISWFEAHPDRQTVDENANAMFDRLGAIYRRALADAGA, encoded by the coding sequence ATGCGCATCCTCATCGTCGGCGGCACGGGACTGATCTCATCGGAGCTCGCGGCCCTCGCGGCCGACCGTGGCGACTCCCTCACCCTCATCAACCGCGGCAACTCCCCTGTCGCTCCCCCGCCTGAGGGCGCCGAGGTCATCCACGCCGATGCGACCGACGCGGCCGCGATGCGTGCGGCGCTGCGCGGGCGGCAGCTGCGCGGCGAGCGTTTCGATGCCGTGGTGCAGTGCGTGGCCTTCACCCCGGAGCACGTCGCGGAGGACGCCGAGACCTTCGCGCGCCTGACGGACCAGTACGTCCTCATCGCCACCGGCGCGTCCTACCGGACGGCCGAGCGCTTCCAGTTCCTGACCGAGGAGACCGGTCAGGAGAACCTCCACTGGGAGTACGCGCGCCTCAAGCTCAAGGCCGAGCAGGTCCTGCGCGCCTCCGAGGGGCTGCCGTGGACGATCGTGCGCCCCGCGCACACCTACGGCCCGTCGAAGATCCCGGCGTACACCGGCAACTCCCGCCACCCGTGGACGATCGTCGATCGCATGCGTCGCGGAGCCGACATCCTGATCCCCGGCGACGGGACGGCCCTGTGGACCATCACGCACGCTCGCGACGTCGCCGCCGGCATCCTGGGGCTGCTGGGGAACGCCGATGCGATCGGCACCGCCGTGCACATCACGTCCGACGAGGCGCTCACCTGGACCGGCCTCTACCGCGAGATCGCCCGCGCCGCCGGTCTCAGCGACGAGCAGTTCGAGTCCCAGAAGGTCTGCGTGCCGTCCGATGCGCTGGTGGCGGCGGCTCCCTCGCAGGCCGGTTCGATCTACGGCGACAAGATGCACTCCGCGGTCTACGACACGTCCCGCATCGCGGCCCTGGTGCCCGGCTGGAGCGCTCGCATCCCCTTCGACGAGGGCGTCGCCGAGGCCATCTCGTGGTTCGAGGCACACCCGGACCGGCAGACCGTCGACGAGAACGCGAACGCGATGTTCGACAGGCTCGGCGCGATCTACCGGCGCGCCTTGGCGGACGCTGGCGCCTAG